The Synergistaceae bacterium genome includes the window ATGCTTATTGGGTTAACAGTCAAAAGCGCAAAGCCCCGCGAAAAAAGTTATATGATTCGCGATGAACGAGGCTTATACTTGCGTATTGATCCTTCAGGGCGTAAATATTGGATTTTCCGTTACTGGGA containing:
- a CDS encoding DUF4102 domain-containing protein — protein: MLIGLTVKSAKPREKSYMIRDERGLYLRIDPSGRKYWIFRYWENKKEHQLSLGTYPHISLKEARLKRDEIQLARSK